A window from Lytechinus pictus isolate F3 Inbred chromosome 9, Lp3.0, whole genome shotgun sequence encodes these proteins:
- the LOC129267653 gene encoding zonadhesin-like, which translates to MCNRGLCRPGCYCPEGLVNDYQANGNQCIEFAECQETPTCPEGMVFEECGSGCGPFSCDSRPRDICPKICRPGCYCPEGLVKDRDNGYQCLQPSSCYELSSCPPGMVYEECGSGCGPFSCDNLPRDICPRICRPGCYCPEGLVLDEDYGHRCIPIDQCHDNCPDVLNCGMDPCVNSECFAYPLAECRPNYCGGCYADFYVDGVLVNCSACPEGMTFEECGSGCGPPSCDNPPRDICPRICRPGCYCPEGLVKDYPSNGNQCIEPAACQEPSSCPEGMIYEECGSGCGPFSCDNPPIRGDCPQICNPGCYCPEGLVKDRDNGYQCLPPSVCYEPSSCPPGLVYEECGSGCRPFSCDNLPRDICPRICRPGCYCPEGLVLDQDYGDRCIPVDQCDGM; encoded by the exons ATGTGTAACAGGGGTCTATGTCGACCTGGTTGCTACTGTCCAGAAGGACTCGTCAATGATTATCAAGCAAACGGTAACCAATGCATCGAGTTTGCCGAGTGTCAAGAGACACCTACCTGTCCAGAGGGTATGGTATTTGAAGAATGCGGATCTGGATGTGGTCCTTTCAGCTGTGACAGCCGTCCAAGAGATATATGCCCCAAAATATGTCGCCCTGGTTGCTACTGTCCCGAAGGACTCGTCAAAGACCGGGACAATGGCTATCAATGTCTTCAGCCGAGTTCCTGTTATGAACTAAGTTCTTGTCCCCCGGGTATGGTCTATGAAGAATGCGGTTCAGGATGTGGTCCCTTCAGCTGTGATAACCTGCCTCGAGATATATGCCCACGAATATGCCGTCCAGGCTGCTACTGTCCCGAAGGCCTTGTCCTTGATGAAGATTACGGGCATCGGTGCATACCTATTGATCAGTGCCACG ATAACTGCCCTGATGTCTTGAACTGTGGAATGGACCCATGCGTTAACTCCGAATGTTTTGCATATCCCCTTGCTGAATGTAG GCCAAACTATTGTGGAGGATGCTACGCCGATTTTTACGTTGATGGCGTCTTGGTGAACTGTTCTGCATGCCCCGAGGGTATGACGTTTGAGGAGTGTGGATCGGGATGTGGCCCTCCCAGTTGTGACAACCCTCCAAGAGATATATGTCCAAGAATATGTCGACCTGGTTGCTACTGTCCAGAAGGACTCGTCAAGGATTATCCGTCAAACGGCAACCAATGCATCGAGCCTGCTGCGTGCCAAGAGCCATCTTCCTGTCCAGAGGGTATGATCTATGAAGAATGCGGATCTGGATGTGGCCCTTTCAGCTGCGATAACCCTCCGATAAGGGGAGATTGTCCACAAATATGTAACCCTGGTTGTTACTGTCCAGAAGGACTCGTCAAGGATCGGGACAATGGCTATCAATGTCTTCCGCCGAGTGTTTGTTATGAACCAAGTTCTTGTCCACCGGGTCTGGTCTATGAGGAATGCGGTTCAGGATGTCGTCCATTCAGTTGTGATAACCTGCCTCGAGATATATGCCCACGAATATGCCGTCCAGGCTGCTACTGTCCCGAAGGCCTTGTCCTTGATCAAGATTATGGGGATCGGTGCATCCCTGTCGATCAGTGCGACGGTATGTAG